The sequence below is a genomic window from Bosea sp. F3-2.
ACGGTCATGAGTCTGGAAGCCGATATCGGCTGCTTGCGCAGCCTGCCGCTGTTTCGCGACATGCCTGCCTCGCGGCTCAAGCTCGTCGCCCTGATGGGCGAGAGATTGCGCTTCGAGCCGGGCGCTGTCCTGATCGACCAGAAGGACCGGCTGGATGGCGTCTATGTCATCCTCGAAGGTGATGTCGAATTCTCGCAGCCGCGCGAGGATGGCGAGGTGCGACGGTTCCAGAAGGATGCCGGCAGCATTACCGGCGACGTGTCGTTGCTCAGCGGCCGGCCGTTCATCGGCACGGTCAGCGCGAAGACGCCGGTGCTGGCGCTGAGAATTCCGAAGGATCTGTTCTTCGAACTGCTTCAGACCGTGCCGGAGTTCAGCCTCGCGGTCTGTCGCGATC
It includes:
- a CDS encoding Crp/Fnr family transcriptional regulator — translated: MSLEADIGCLRSLPLFRDMPASRLKLVALMGERLRFEPGAVLIDQKDRLDGVYVILEGDVEFSQPREDGEVRRFQKDAGSITGDVSLLSGRPFIGTVSAKTPVLALRIPKDLFFELLQTVPEFSLAVCRDLAERVHRLASVLLREHETV